In Amia ocellicauda isolate fAmiCal2 chromosome 5, fAmiCal2.hap1, whole genome shotgun sequence, a genomic segment contains:
- the tekt3 gene encoding tektin-3 isoform X1, with translation MELIGSTQTATYARPRTGHFLPAISTMASSYKNHYPHFALVQSANQPWRSNTFYRTVSTVPTLASISRTSPDLIKAKMNFYPSNRTALVTRYTPEDWYKSNQSNYRESESSRHSAERLRRDTARLIQDKEQLTRRSQETTNKNIGERINDIAFWRSELNHEIENMVGEISMLTDVKKRLERALAETEGPLQVAQECLYHREKRMSIDLVHDEVEKDLLKEVEVIKSCQERMRRHLDRANAQLASNRAAQHELERDINDKVTAHRIDDRCHQLRNTSDGISFYRGVERIDPSLSIPDSWAKFTDDNILRSQSERAASAKLRDEIEILLSSTSNEMWNQFNSVNVAFTNRMSETADAKNNLQAHLAKTLQEIFQTEMLIEALKKSIRDKESPLKVAQTRLEERTRRPNVELCRDNPHHRLVTEVREIEDTVQKLKERLRDAEHTLQTLVHTKVSLEHDLSVKANSLFIDQEKCMGMRKSFPSTPRLVGYT, from the exons ATGGAACTGATTGGGTCCACCCAGACTGCTACTTACGCCCGTCCCAGAACAGGCCATTTTCTCCCCGCTATATCCACCATGGCCTCCAGTTATAAAAACCATTACCCTCACTTTGCCCTTGTCCAGAGTGCCAACCAGCCCTGGAGATCCAACACTTTCTACCGAACAGTCAGCACCGTTCCCACTCTGGCCTCTATCTCACGGACTTCCCCGGACCTCATTAAAGCCAAAATGAACTTCTACCCCTCGAACCGCACAGCGCTCGTCACTCGCTACACCCCGGAGGACTGGTACAAGTCCAACCAGAGCAACTACAGGGAATCGGAGTCCTCCCGGCACAGTGCGGAGAGGCTGCGCAGGGACACGGCCCGCCtgatccaggacaaagagcagctGACCAGGAGGAGCCAGGAGACCACCAACAAGAACATCGGGGAACGCATTAACGACATCGCCTTCTGGAGATCCGAGCTCAACCACGAGATTGAGAACATGGTCGGAGAGATCAGTATGCTGACTGACGTGAAGAAAAGGCTGGAGAGGGCGCTGGCAGAGACGGAAGGCCCCCTACAG GTGGCCCAGGAGTGCCTGTACCACCGGGAGAAGAGAATGTCTATTGATCTGGTCCATGATGAAGTGGAAAAAGATTTACTTAAG GAGGTTGAGGTCATCAAGTCCTGCCAGGAAAGAATGAGGCGTCACCTGGACAGGGCCAACGCCCAGCTTGC GTCCAACAGAGCAGCCCAGCACGAGCTGGAAAGAGACATCAATGACAAGGTGACGGCCCACCGGATTGATGACAGATGTCACCAACTCAGAAATACCTCCGATGGCATCAGTTTCTACAGAGGGGTGGAGAGAATCGACCCCTC ACTCTCGATCCCCGATTCCTGGGCCAAGTTTACGGATGACAACATCCTCCGGTCCCAGAGTGAGCGTGCGGCGTCTGCCAAGCTGCGGGATGAAATAGAGATCCTCCTCAGCAGCACCTCAAACGAGATGTGGAACCAGTTCAACTCTGTGAACGTGGCTTTTACCAACCGCATGTCAGAGACCGCCGATGCCAAGAACAACCTGCAAGCGCACTTGGCTAAG ACCCTGCAGGAGATCTTTCAGACAGAGATGCTCATCGAGGCCTTAAAGAAGTCCATCAGGGATAAAGAGAGTCCCCTGAAGGTGGCCCAGACCCGACTGGAGGAGCGAACCAGGAGGCCCAATGTGGAGCTGTGCCGTGACAACCCGCACCACCG GCTGGTGACTGAGGTCCGGGAGATCGAGGACACCGTGCAGAAGCTGAAGGAGCGGCTGCGCGACGCCGAGCACACGCTGCAGACTCTGGTCCACACCAAGGTGTCCCTGGAGCACGACCTGTCGGTGAAGGCCAACTCGCTGTTCATCGACCAGGAGAAGTGCATGGGCATGCGCAAAAGTTTCCCCAGCACGCCCCGCCTGGTGGGGTACACATAA
- the tekt3 gene encoding tektin-3 isoform X2 — protein sequence MNFYPSNRTALVTRYTPEDWYKSNQSNYRESESSRHSAERLRRDTARLIQDKEQLTRRSQETTNKNIGERINDIAFWRSELNHEIENMVGEISMLTDVKKRLERALAETEGPLQVAQECLYHREKRMSIDLVHDEVEKDLLKEVEVIKSCQERMRRHLDRANAQLASNRAAQHELERDINDKVTAHRIDDRCHQLRNTSDGISFYRGVERIDPSLSIPDSWAKFTDDNILRSQSERAASAKLRDEIEILLSSTSNEMWNQFNSVNVAFTNRMSETADAKNNLQAHLAKTLQEIFQTEMLIEALKKSIRDKESPLKVAQTRLEERTRRPNVELCRDNPHHRLVTEVREIEDTVQKLKERLRDAEHTLQTLVHTKVSLEHDLSVKANSLFIDQEKCMGMRKSFPSTPRLVGYT from the exons ATGAACTTCTACCCCTCGAACCGCACAGCGCTCGTCACTCGCTACACCCCGGAGGACTGGTACAAGTCCAACCAGAGCAACTACAGGGAATCGGAGTCCTCCCGGCACAGTGCGGAGAGGCTGCGCAGGGACACGGCCCGCCtgatccaggacaaagagcagctGACCAGGAGGAGCCAGGAGACCACCAACAAGAACATCGGGGAACGCATTAACGACATCGCCTTCTGGAGATCCGAGCTCAACCACGAGATTGAGAACATGGTCGGAGAGATCAGTATGCTGACTGACGTGAAGAAAAGGCTGGAGAGGGCGCTGGCAGAGACGGAAGGCCCCCTACAG GTGGCCCAGGAGTGCCTGTACCACCGGGAGAAGAGAATGTCTATTGATCTGGTCCATGATGAAGTGGAAAAAGATTTACTTAAG GAGGTTGAGGTCATCAAGTCCTGCCAGGAAAGAATGAGGCGTCACCTGGACAGGGCCAACGCCCAGCTTGC GTCCAACAGAGCAGCCCAGCACGAGCTGGAAAGAGACATCAATGACAAGGTGACGGCCCACCGGATTGATGACAGATGTCACCAACTCAGAAATACCTCCGATGGCATCAGTTTCTACAGAGGGGTGGAGAGAATCGACCCCTC ACTCTCGATCCCCGATTCCTGGGCCAAGTTTACGGATGACAACATCCTCCGGTCCCAGAGTGAGCGTGCGGCGTCTGCCAAGCTGCGGGATGAAATAGAGATCCTCCTCAGCAGCACCTCAAACGAGATGTGGAACCAGTTCAACTCTGTGAACGTGGCTTTTACCAACCGCATGTCAGAGACCGCCGATGCCAAGAACAACCTGCAAGCGCACTTGGCTAAG ACCCTGCAGGAGATCTTTCAGACAGAGATGCTCATCGAGGCCTTAAAGAAGTCCATCAGGGATAAAGAGAGTCCCCTGAAGGTGGCCCAGACCCGACTGGAGGAGCGAACCAGGAGGCCCAATGTGGAGCTGTGCCGTGACAACCCGCACCACCG GCTGGTGACTGAGGTCCGGGAGATCGAGGACACCGTGCAGAAGCTGAAGGAGCGGCTGCGCGACGCCGAGCACACGCTGCAGACTCTGGTCCACACCAAGGTGTCCCTGGAGCACGACCTGTCGGTGAAGGCCAACTCGCTGTTCATCGACCAGGAGAAGTGCATGGGCATGCGCAAAAGTTTCCCCAGCACGCCCCGCCTGGTGGGGTACACATAA